From Nonomuraea helvata, a single genomic window includes:
- a CDS encoding aldehyde ferredoxin oxidoreductase C-terminal domain-containing protein, producing MPFIVDLTSGSVAKEHRSAERGHFGGSILGLRLMAERTPAGLDPYDPRTLLYVAAGTLGGTAAPGLAKAVFLAKSPLTGVAGETHALGPFAAGLRGAGARALAVVGRAERLSYLLVQGGEVTCHPAEELRGLGTAATTDALRARHGQTAHVAAIGPAGENLVRYASVVTDHAYAAGRYGLGAVFGAKNLKAIVCVGDTPAEVADPEAVTRIAAYYRESLTTNPLAALQAGLPGFAGWVGEPPAPGYASVRNFSVPGASGLRVPEARDYEGRAVATTGACPGCPNDCLKVYAPPGAGERRTGGLGQEAFLSLGWNLGIDDLDAVLGANALCNDLGLDQVSLGGTLAFAMECAERGLLPGGPAFGDAAALPGLIGDVATRSGAMGDLLAEGAARAAATLGPGAAPYAMTVKGAELPCFDPRVQPGIGLGYAIAPGGPRYDALEHDLDFDPVAGLAYSFGEAARIGAEPAPVAELDAERGRRTARLLRLWSGLDALNLCVFASSPTRPLTLDHLTALVSAVLGDAFTLDDLLAAGQARLDAMRAYAAREGGGPDELPARMHDEPVTEGPHRGAVLDRASFGRARDAFYEELGWD from the coding sequence GTGCCGTTCATTGTGGATCTGACCAGCGGAAGCGTGGCGAAGGAGCATCGCTCGGCCGAGCGGGGGCATTTCGGCGGGTCGATTCTCGGGCTGCGGCTGATGGCCGAGCGCACGCCCGCTGGGCTCGATCCGTACGACCCGCGGACCCTCCTCTACGTGGCGGCCGGGACGCTGGGCGGGACGGCGGCGCCCGGGCTGGCCAAGGCGGTGTTCCTGGCGAAGTCCCCGCTGACCGGGGTGGCCGGTGAGACGCACGCGCTCGGGCCGTTCGCGGCGGGGCTGCGCGGGGCGGGCGCCAGGGCGCTGGCTGTCGTGGGGCGGGCCGAGCGGCTGTCCTACCTGCTCGTCCAGGGCGGCGAGGTCACCTGTCACCCCGCCGAGGAGCTGCGGGGGCTGGGCACGGCCGCCACCACGGACGCGCTGCGGGCCAGGCACGGCCAGACCGCGCACGTCGCGGCCATCGGGCCCGCCGGGGAGAACCTCGTCCGGTACGCGAGCGTGGTCACCGACCATGCCTACGCCGCCGGGCGGTACGGGCTCGGCGCCGTCTTCGGGGCCAAGAACCTCAAGGCGATCGTGTGCGTGGGCGACACGCCCGCCGAGGTGGCCGATCCCGAGGCGGTCACCAGGATCGCCGCCTACTACCGGGAGTCGCTGACCACGAACCCGCTCGCAGCGCTCCAGGCGGGGCTGCCGGGGTTCGCCGGTTGGGTCGGGGAGCCACCCGCCCCGGGGTACGCCTCGGTGCGGAACTTCTCGGTGCCCGGCGCGTCCGGCCTGCGGGTTCCCGAGGCGCGGGACTACGAGGGCCGGGCGGTGGCGACCACCGGCGCCTGCCCCGGCTGCCCGAACGACTGTCTCAAGGTGTACGCGCCTCCGGGCGCCGGGGAGCGGCGGACGGGCGGGCTCGGGCAGGAGGCGTTCCTGTCGCTGGGGTGGAACCTCGGGATCGACGACCTCGACGCCGTGCTCGGCGCGAACGCCCTCTGCAACGACCTCGGCCTCGACCAGGTCTCCCTCGGAGGGACGCTGGCGTTCGCCATGGAGTGCGCCGAGCGCGGGCTGCTGCCCGGCGGGCCCGCGTTCGGCGACGCGGCGGCGCTGCCGGGGCTCATCGGGGACGTCGCGACGCGCAGCGGCGCCATGGGCGACCTGCTCGCCGAGGGCGCGGCGCGGGCGGCCGCCACGCTCGGTCCCGGCGCAGCCCCGTACGCGATGACCGTCAAGGGCGCCGAGCTGCCCTGCTTCGACCCCCGCGTCCAGCCGGGCATCGGCCTCGGCTACGCGATCGCCCCGGGCGGGCCGCGCTACGACGCGCTGGAGCACGACCTCGACTTCGACCCCGTCGCCGGGCTGGCCTACAGCTTCGGCGAGGCCGCGCGGATCGGGGCCGAGCCCGCCCCGGTGGCCGAGCTCGACGCCGAGCGGGGGCGGCGCACCGCCCGGCTGCTGCGGCTGTGGAGCGGCCTCGACGCGCTGAACCTGTGCGTCTTCGCCTCCTCCCCCACCCGCCCGCTGACCCTCGACCATCTGACCGCCCTGGTCAGCGCCGTCCTCGGGGACGCGTTCACCCTGGACGACCTGCTGGCGGCCGGTCAGGCGCGGCTCGACGCGATGCGCGCGTACGCGGCCCGCGAGGGCGGCGGTCCGGACGAGCTGCCCGCCCGGATGCACGACGAGCCCGTCACGGAGGGCCCCCATCGGGGGGCCGTGCTGGACCGCGCCTCGTTCGGGCGCGCCCGCGACGCCTTCTACGAGGAACTCGGCTGGGACTGA